A stretch of Dysidea avara chromosome 5, odDysAvar1.4, whole genome shotgun sequence DNA encodes these proteins:
- the LOC136256780 gene encoding GPI mannosyltransferase 3-like, translated as MVGTKLFLVVLAFRLLNALLCQTAFVPDETWQSLEVSHKMVFGHGYLTWEWQKGIRGYTYPLIFAILYKYLQLLGMDWPYLLIRLPRLLHAVCAAIADVCLYKLAYKMYGRSVGMFALLCNISNWFTFYCVVRTLTNSLETTLGVISIYLLYHRSFTSGVVIAALSCMIRPTATVFWLPVIVLHLHWLRPNEKLICLLKLAVVGCCTMFWSAAVDRYFYAKWIFVQYRFLLFNVLEGKSAIFGTQPWHWYLSEGVPVILFSLLPSFLIGGLKVTNHKALYFVSLWYIMIHSMLRHKELRYIFPVVPFACIYAGYHLNSLWNRHKYTVYRCLVVLALASNIPMALYFSLVHHRGSLTVMDELRLGIDNHPSPSVLFLTPCYSTPYYSHIHRNVSMRMLTCWPFEKNNELEQFHNNPHQWLNSQYPSPEDLPTHLVMYNSLKPTLEQFLTDNHYNKISEMFYTQFVDEDGTGQYLQVYVKENTSYHQ; from the exons ATGGTAGGCACTAAGCTGTTCCTCGTCGTACTCGCATTTAGATTACTAAATGCTCTGCTGTGCCAAACTGCATTTGTACCAGATGAAACATGGCAATCATTGGAAGTTTCACACAAGATGGTTTTCGG ACATGGATACTTGACCTGGGAGTGGCAGAAGGGCATTCGTGGTTACACTTACCCTCTCATATTTGCTATCCTCTACAAGTATCTACAACTGTTAGGAATGGACTGGCCTTACTTGCTG ATTAGGTTACCAAGACTATTGCATGCTGTGTGTGCAGCTATTGCTGATGTGTGCCTGTACAAACTGGCATATAAAATGTATGGGAGATCTGTTGGAATGTTTGCC CTCTTGTGTAACATTTCTAACTGGTTCACTTTCTATTGTGTTGTCCGAACACTTACTAATTCACTGGAGACTACATTAGGGGTGATCAGTATATATTTACTATACCACAG ATCTTTTACAAGTGGAGTTGTTATTGCAGCACTTTCCTGTATGATACGCCCAACAGCCACTGTGTTCTGGCTCCCAGTTATTGTACTTCATCTACACTGGTTGAGACCTAATGAAAAACTAATATGTCTCCTGAAGCTTGCTGTAGTGGG TTGCTGTACAATGTTTTGGTCAGCCGCAGTTGACAGATATTTCTATGCAAAG TGGATCTTTGTTCAATACCGGTTTTTACTGTTCAATGTCTTGGAGGGAAAGTCAGCCATCTTTGGGACACAACCATGGCATTG GTATTTAAGTGAAGGTGTTCCAGTTATATTGTTTAGTTTGCTGCCATCTTTTCTGATTGGTGGATTGAAGGTCACCAACCACAAAGCGCTCTATTTTGTGAGTCTCTGGTACATCATGATCCACAG TATGTTACGACATAAGGAACTAAGATACATTTTCCCTGTAGTACCATTTGCCTGCATTTATGCTG GATACCACTTGAACTCCTTGTGGAATAGACACAAATACACTG TCTACAGGTGTTTGGTAGTGTTAGCTCTGGCTAGCAATATTCCAATGGCTCTGTATTTCTCATTGGTACATCACAGAGGATCATTGACTGTGATGGATGAACTTAGACTA GGTATTGACAACCACCCTAGTCCGTCCGTCTTGTTTCTAACTCCATGTTATTCAACACCTTACTACAG TCACATCCACAGAAATGTTTCAATGAGAATGCTCACCTGCTGGCCATT TGAAAAGAATAATGAGCTAGAACAGTTTCACAATAATCCTCATCAGTGGTTAAACAGCCAGTACCCCAGTCCTGAAGACTTGCCTACTCATTTGGTCATGTACAACTCTCTCAAACCA ACACTGGAGCAATTTCTAACAGATAACCATTACAACAAG ATCAGTGAAATGTTTTATACACAGTTTGTAGATGAGGATGGCACTGGACAATACCTACAAGTTTATGTCAAGGAAAATACTAGTTATCACCAGTAA